The region ACCCCGCGAAACATACCCAGCTCGAAGACTCTTCTATTTGCCCTTCCATCACTCGTAGCAAATTGCAGGATCCTGTAATTTTGGTTTTAGTAACGGTAGTCGAATTCGCGCGTAGCTCCACCCATTTCGCGAAATCGGATTTAGCGAACAGCCCTCGATTCTCAGCGGGAACTATAATCTGCATAGAGTTATTGCGGTTATATATTCGGGCCGTTGGACAGCCCTTAGAGCTGACAGAATGGGGGACCAATTGAGCAAGCTATATCCGAAGATGCTGGAATTGGATCTCGCTGTACGTTGGACTAACTTTCGCGTGTTTACCTTTGTCTCGACGACTGGTTCAACGGTCCTGACTCTCGCGGCTTTCAAATGTGGTGATAAAGCATTGTTCACATATCACATTCTCACCACTCGGGTAACGAGTGACTGCAGAATGTTAAAAACTCCTGCCAAACGACGACTCGGACAAGGTTTCTTTCGGAGAACCGGAAGTGGTCTGATAAATATCGGCCAGAAGTTCGAATGGAGATCGGACTTCGCTACGACTCGATTTAGCGCCATTGAGACAACCAGAAAATGTTCGTTAACATGAAAGAAACTTACGCTGCAGACGCAGTTGTGGTGGTATAGCATCCTGAATCCCTTTCGTTGCCGGGGTGAAACCTTCGGCCACGGCATGACCAGGCCGCAGAGGTTGAACCTCGGCTTTCCATCGCTCACGTGGCCGCTGATAACGTACGTCAATCCCCGTTGTAGAGATACTCCGCACATTCCGTCGCTGGATGCAGTGTACAGCAGGCCATCCTTCAGAGAGCGCTCGGCTTCGTGACTCAGCTGTAAACGGAAGCGAATGTCATTGGGAATACAAACAAATTTTCCCGATGAAATACATGCCCCCCACTTTTCTCgtcgagtgaaattttttttacgttacaGACACCTAAGGAGGGCCAATTAAAAGTTGACGTGTCGGTGCTTTGTTccgaaattttcaatccatCATTAACTGGGAGAGACGAGacgattcacatttttttcggTGTGTAACTGATACGCACGAAAACTTTCCGTTCGAACTTCAGCGCAGAAGTTTCACTGCGTAAGAGGGAGGCTGAATTTCGAGGAGACGGTTGATGGGTGTTATATTGATTACGTCCGGTGCAGAAGGGAGCGAGATCGCTGAGCTGTAGCTCAGTACTAATAGTTCACCCGGTGCGAAACTTCAAACATCCGTCGATCCGTCGATCAGATTCGTCGACCCGAATCGCGCCTGCCCGACGGTTCGACGGATTAGTATCGAAAAACTTAAGTCCCCTGAAATTTCCCGACGCAAAATTGCGAGCTTCGACCTTTTAATCTGTTGTATAATCACGAAATTATTGTACAGTCGTGCAACCCGTTGAAATTAATCTTGAGTTTCGACTGAGTCTATAGAATGCACACTGCCTTTGCTTAAAGGTACGAAAACGATCCGAGCTATAGAGAAAATGAATGGACCGAGAACATTACACGGAACCAAGGTAGAGGGGAAAAACAAATATAGGATTGGAGAGTGTTGAATTTTCGAGggtaaaatgaaattagaACAGAGTTTTCAAGGGTCCGTTATTCGTCGGTGGATTTTTTTATGCCCGGAATTTATGAAGTTTGAATTCGTAACGTTACTATGACGATGAATTTCCcggaaaaatcgttaattcgCAAGTAAGAGAGATTGCGAAAAATTGTGCGAAACGTACGAGTAACCGGGGCAAACCAACTGACACATATATTTGTTCGCGTCAAGTCTTCGATGCCATCAATAATTCGTGCAGGATCTCCGGAGCCTTGCGAGCCTTGGGTCGAAACTCAGCTTCTTCGAAGTCATTCCGTAGTTGCGGAAtggtatttcttttttttatctcaatgCCTCGTTTAACTGCCAGAATTTACAGAGAAATGCAACGTTATACAAGTTCCGAACTTCATCGTGAGGTCTCACGATAAGCGAAGAACTGCAAATTGGCCCAGTCGTGTGAAGCCGATTAGCGAGTGGATGAAATAGTAAACACGTAAAACTTTAATACCGGAGAATCCAGAGATCCTAGATGCAGTTTTATCCTGAGATCGGAGAGGCGGAGCGCGGCGTAATCGGTCCCTGGCATATAAACCGCGTATAGTCGTAATCGTGAACGGCGAGTGGAAGATTGCACGGCTTTGCGGTCGACGCGAGCTGCACCTATATACTAGATATCTAATGAATTTTCGCATTTGCGGTGATGCAACCCGCGCCGACACTCCTGTCGTGCAATAATCTTGGCTTTGTCCCGGATTCCGTCGCCCGGGTGGTTCAACGCCCGATAAACGTTCCGCTTGCAGAAGAAAACGCGCACGGAAATCGCGGTAGGTGTTGCGCTGATGGAAAATCGACAACGGCATTATCGACTTACCTTAAACTTTTTGTGGATCTTCACTCTGTAGGCGGTCTCGTAACTGTCGCCTGGGATATGCTTCATTACTCTGGCAAGAATAACTGGAAAATACAGTTTGAATTAGAAAGAGTGCGGGTATGGCGGATCGTAGCGGagctaaaaattgaaacaatttaaaacAAGTTTTTTGTAATCTGAAACTTGAATCCGAAATACGTGACTTTGACGCTGAGcggcgaaatttttttttcttcttattattattattattattattgaggTTTTAAATTAGATCCTGATGTTTATCGGCGTCGATTTCGTAACCGGCCATCCTTGAGAATTATATTTAGAGGTCAGTCAGTGTTCGGTTGTGCTAGTGTAGCGTATTGCGAGTAACCGGGTCATCCCGATTCTAGCAAAGCGATATAATAATAGGCagcgtaataataataataggagGTTTCGCAGGATGTGTTATACAACTAGCGTATGCGCTGAGAAAAGAGTCTATTTACCGTTAACAAACGTATATTTGAATATGGTGAAATAAATGTTTCGTTGTcattatcaaattttagttGAGGCAGAAATGATTTCTTAAATACTAGCAAAATTCCGTCGATCTATCATTATTTGGCTCGactgaaattttataataataacgaaacattTATTTCGCCGTATCCAAATATACGTTTATTGttaacggtaaaaaaaaaaactcctttCTCAGTGTGGCGCAAACGTATTTCGATGTCTAGAAGACGTCCGAATcaccagaaagacttgatcgCATGCGTTGACGTTATTATCACAGCTGGAACTTCAAGTCCCGTAAGCGCCAGTTCGGTCCATTAATATCTTATTTGTCGTTATATAGCCGCAGCTCTGTCATGGCGATAATAATTTATGAGCAATGGCCGAGCGACTAGGCAAGTAATTCACGACCGTTTCAATAAAAAGTCAATAAAAACTTCATCGTTTACACGGGGATTGGAAATAAATATCACGCAGTTTCAGCAGGGGATATATTGACTCATTCTAGCTTCTAGGATAAGTTTCGTTCTCATTCTCGACGTCTGTCGCGTCACCTTTGCAGAATTTGCGAATCGTGCTAATCCTCAGCGCGTATCGTTTATACCtgtgtgagaattttttctacatacACTATCggagaaagtgaaaaatggttgCCGGAGAAGGAACGAGAGGCCGGAACCTTCGGGTACCTACGACCTGTCTAACGCATTGCGGATCAGCGATCATTCTCTCGAGGTGCTCTTATTGCCTCAGATGCAATCTTTCTCTCCCCAGGCTTCCGCTACCCCTGAAGAAACTTCTTCCAATCTCGGAGCCTCTCTCCTCGCGGAAGGAAGCAATATTTGATGAAGCTCTCGGCACCCAGGTAACAAACCCTTCCGCTCTGAAACCGAGGCCCACGAACCTCGGCGGGCTTAGCGAGACTCCGGGAAGTTTGATTGactttgcgagagaaaatACCCAGGAATTTCACCGACTCTTCGAATCACACCGCTGTACGTATAATGTGCAGTCTTGCCTCAGGAAATAGCATCGCGCGTTCAGTTTCCTCGATCGGTGGAAAACAAGACTAGACCGCGGTATGCCAAGAGcgaaactttgacgaatccAGATGTATAACCAATCCCATGTATAACTTGGATCACACGTTACTAgacttttatcatttttcatatttatgaGATAGATATTATTTTATGCTTGCAAGTGGGTGCGTTTCACGCAGGGTTTCTCAGAGTAGGTATCGAAACTATTTTTGTTCCATCGCGTGGGCTAGTTTCCATTACAGCTCTGCTTCCTACTTAAACTTTGCCACATCCGTTTCTGGGCCTTTGAGTTGCAGCCCAATTGACAAAGCTGATATTTTTACTATCAATGCGTATTGACCTCGTCAAACAGCATACGCATGCGCTGTACTCTGGACTCGAGATAAATTGGATTGTTTGCCAAGGGATTccgcaaatttttctcgatgcATCTTATTCCCACCCTTGGTATTTGATATTGATATAACCGAGGAGATGCGACGCTCGTTGTGCCATCATGGCTTTCCGACTGTAATAATTCATcctatttttttaaagtaataATCGGATGAAATATTCATGATACACGACACGTGGTCAAAGAAATCGCTGATCGGATGAAGATTTTTAAACTGTTAAAGAACATTCAAAAAGTTTTGAACCACGTGACGAAAATTCACGAGTTGAAAAACTGTAAGCAGTGCTCATAAATTTCGGGCAAATAAAAAGTCGGGCGaacagaaagagaaaaatccAACCACATAAACGGACCAAAAACGTGAAGCAGCATTTTTTGATTCGAAGTTTGCGACCGTTATTATCACAGTGATGGCTAACTACGAGCCTCATTGAATATTGTTCGTCTGAACAGAGCCATGATTGGAAATTCCagtatacgtatgcatacatCACTCAAATATAACGACTGAAGCAGATTTTAAATGTGCATTTTCATCATGTTTACATCATACAAACATCACGTGTATACCGGCTGCGCATTTATCGCTTGTTTGTTCGGCGTACACAGAAATTAATGagatatttgtaatatttccgATACGGGCAATGAGCACAGTGCAAATACCTTGGCTATCTACGTGTTGCTGCGCTGTTTTATAATTACCCTGCGAACGCCGCGAAAGCAAATTGTAAAGAAAAGATCAAAAAGGAAATTCTCACAGGTGTGAAAGACCGAATAGAGTCGTCCGTGATTTAATCACGAGATAAAGTACGACTGATCTTTTCTCGATGTTCGGATATGGTTAAAGGTCCCAACAGGCAAGATTAAACGTCGGCTAGGGATCGAGAGCGATACACTATAGGTCATCCGGGAATTAGTTGGAATTCcggttgaaaaagaaaatcccaACCTTGGAGAGCAACGAGTAAAATGGTTTTCTACAACTTCCAGAAACGTTTAGTGTCACTTAGATGCAAGGAGCTGAAAAACGCAGACAATTAGTCTTGGCCATTCAGTATTTTGGCGATTCGTTAACGGGTCTCGGAAGATTCGTTGATTCTTTGTAGGGCCGAAATAAAGTAGACGTGCAAAAGTAACGGGTTcagatattattttcaacagtgTACGGGGAAGGAGGCTGCCTTTCACTGCCACAGATCGTCACCCCAAGTGTCTAACGGAGATTCGACGGTTCTGTTCCATCATGgagggtaaaaaatgaaatggcGAGACAACGACGCTGCGGATCGTTCGATTAATTGGAGGATATATAGCTGAGCCGCGAGCGTGTCTCGAATAACGAAGCGCAAACATCGGCTGGAGCTGATCCGAAGGTACGGGATGGGCTGCTTATACCCACGTACCCaccgttttttctctctcgttttcttaCCTTTACGCTAACGCACGATTTACGAATGGCTCTGCGTTGTAATTGCAAGCTACAACGTGACTTCTGAACCCGACCTTCGACTCCTCTCTTCTCCTTGTTTCTCTCCACTTGGAATAAAGCATATTTCACACTCGATACAGCCAGTTGCCAAGTGCACGCGGGTGGCTGGAGTATCGGAGTCCTTGTTGCGCCGCGAGTCCTGCAGTTAACTCTCCTCGCCTGGAGGACCCTCGGAGAAAATATCGCGCAAAGAAGGCAAATGCTGCGGAGGCAAAGCTGAGAAGAGAAGGACGATAAAGTTTGCTCCCAGAGCTCGAAGAGTAAAGGGGGCAGGAAAAGACTTCCGCCTTCTGTTTTTGAATCCTTTATTCCACAAGGAGCAATGGTTCCATTACCGAGATCAATTACCTCCCCGTAGCAACTTCACTTCACCACCGATCCCAGCTTTCCCCCTCCTTTTTTCCACCACTCATCCTTGCCAAAGAGCTTCGGCTTCAGACGATATAAACAATCCCTACCTGCGAGTCACTCTCTGCGGTTACTTTATACTTTGCCCCGGACTGCCAGTTAACTTCATTCAACCCGAGAATTTCAAAAAGGTTCGATTTATAACCTCCTCGGATACCTGGGTGGATTTTCTCTCCCGCACATCTTTTCACCACCGCACAACGAGCAGCTCAAAGTTCGAACTTTCCTCGCGTCGATTCTTTTGATTAATTAAGAAAACGGATTGAGTATTGTCAACGACACCGCGTCGTCTGTTCGGGAAATTTCGTATCGATTAATAGAGACCGATTCCGTGGGTATACGCATTTATCCATTTACCCCATCGATTCTAACCCCTTTCCGTGACAAACCGAACGGTCCAAGGGACAGCGACAATTAGGCTTGGCACTCGAAGCGGAAATACGTAgatatatatgcacatatatatacatataatttgaCGTAAATCAATGCTGTTCGGAAGTTCCCTCTTTACACAGAATCAGTTCCCGATGTGCGGGTAGGCATGTGGTTTATCCGATGTTCTATCGGATGGATTCGGACCAGCGCAGGTTGCTCGAATCGTTCGATCGTCATTCGATGATATTAACGTACGACAGTTCAATAAAGCGACTGATCCGCTTGCGGATTGATCTAAATTTCGCTTCACCAGTCGACGAAGTGCATGCTTCCGATATGCGGTACCGGATGTCGTTTTGAATTAGGTCGTGAATACGCTTCACACCGAGACGCGATTTACACCCCGTTGGTGTGACGTCCAAATATCTCGTCGCGGCTCTATGTTTCgcgataataatttacattctCGGCGTCccttgaataaatatttcgaCTAAATTATCACCCCGCCTCAGCGTCCAGCCTCGCGAAATTATATATTCCAAGTTACGAAGAATTTTCGATTCAGGCTGTATCTTGATATCGCTCCGTTTTACTTCACCGCttactatatatttttttctctcttcgcgTCGTTACAACATTTTCCGATTGTTGGAGTTAAAACCCGATTAAAATCTCGTTAGAATAAATTACTACCTCTGCTACTGTTTTATGTAAATTCAAACATCTGCGACGTTTTAAAAGCAATAAAAGTAATGCTAACGAATTTCGATCGCTATATCTGTATTAGCGGATATAATACGGACACACCGAACCTAAGCTCGTTGAATGACGTTTCTGAAATCAACCACCTTCGGCAATCAATGGTTGATTGAATTGCTTGCGGCAGCTGTTTCCACCTTGATAAGGTACATGCATTTGACAAGAATGGGCTAGTGAAACGGAACTGCGTAGTGTCAGATATACGTACCGAATTCCGCCTGGCAGAAATGCGTTTGAGGGTGTGAATACTGGCAGCTGCACGCTTCCACTTTCATAGATGGCGAAAGCGCTATCGCCAACAAGGCAAGGAGACCCCAACTGATCGTCCGCCccatctgaaattcaaaaaaaacaaaactgtcGATCGATGCGAGAAACCCAGTGTGAATACAAAAAGCGCAATGATAGtaagaggaggaaaaaaaagcaaatgaaaaatttgtcccGGGGATTTTGGCAATTCGCTTGAATTGCCACCCTCGAGGTGTAACAAGTCCGGGATATGGGAAATTTCGCCGTACCTCGGGCTGATTTTGCGAAAAGGGGTCAGAGTTCAGGTGTTCTTTGGGACGGGAAacgttttcgaatttcaaacgcCGGGTTATTCACCTCGTTTAAACGGCTCGTGAACCCTGTCTGCAGCCTGAATATTTAAAAGGCCACTTTACATTTCAGTGCGGCTCCCGAAGCCGGTGCTCCTCCTCCTCTCGGAGAAGTTTCGGATCCCGAATCGACGTCAACGACGAATACGGATTTTAAACGGATATAAAGGTATACATGCATCCTTCGTCGGCTGAACTTTCACACATACGAATCCCGGTTTTAATTACCCACGAAGTCCCACGATGCCATTTAGCCAAGCGCCAGTCACCGTCTTaactaatttttaattacggaCCAGGTACGAAAGTTTGCTGCTCGCTCGGTTTGAGCCACACGAAGATTATTGATGGCCTAAGGACCGCCTCGTAAAACCGGGGTTAATTAACCATCATTTCTTGTATTATTCAAAGACGTTATATACGTGGGTATGTATAGGATAAAAGTATCGAAACAGTCACGCGATAATCACggaataaaatatcaaacgtACAACCTGTCGGACGTCAGCCACGAAACATGCGATgcttgaagagaaaaattgttcaacgaGGTATAACTTATACAACCATGCAGAAACAAACACGGTATACGGTTATACTTTTTAACCACGACcatttttatcaacttttcTCTATCTTTTCTTCAAATCACGCGTCACGATCACGTACAATAAATGCGTTGATTTCGTTGCtgtaaagaaatttcatcgacattttttttcattactgttAGGTATactgaagaaatttattcaacggCTTACTGCGTGAAGGAAATCGTCGCGGTTATAATGAAAACTTTTTAGCAGTGCCGTGGAATTCTATTCATAACCATAACGCGAGATCACTGTAAGTACATTCGTATaaatgcatacatatataatttatttgcatTCGTCGAACGCTGATTCGCGACACTTGGCCTATCGATAAATCTAAATCCGTGAAACCAGCCTCGCTTAAAGAAATAGGTTAATCCCTCCGCTGTTGGAATCGATCGCTGttttgcaataattattatgaacCGCTTGACTGCAAGTTGTTCATATTAGACATTAATTACTGGTCCGATCATTATCCGCTATGCAGTTGCAAGACGCAGCTAAGCAAGCACAGGGAGTCTCGATTTCATCGGCAGTCAAGTTTTCATTACTCGGGTCGatgtgtacataaatatacgcTCTGAAAGTTTCTTTGACGCTGGAATTGCAATGTCGAAGGAACTTAATGCATGTTCCGTTCATTATACCTTGTGCCAATAATTTATCAGCCGTATAATCAGCCCAAGCGTATCATCCATGTATAACGGATAAATCCTGCCGCATCCACGCTGGCTGGATATTTCAAACTTCGTAACATTATTGGTCTTTCCTACTTTTGGCATATCGTTATTGATCGTTCCATACTTATCGCGACAATCGCTAACGGTTCAATTAGCCGTGTAAATTCTTGTCGGTCCCTCGCCTGTCTCACGCTGTCGCGAACGGGTCTCGAGTATGGTTCTCTTCCACCACGATTCGAGCATTACTCATTCTATATTCGTCTCTCCGGCGTTTCGCCGCAATAAATTCACCAACTGCATAGTATATATTAACTCGATTGAACGCAACTCCTCGCTGCTTTTGGAATACCTTCTCCGTGATCGAATATACCTGCATTTATAATTCTGTAAGTATAAAGCTGCGCGCGGCACACATCGCCATCAATCCTCGATCTCGACGAGACGTACCTGTATTACATTCCATCGCGATCGATCTTTTCGCACGTCGGCGTGTAAAACCGAAGCGACTATTCGCCGCTCGAGACCGCGTGCATCTCGGAAGCTGCAGGAAGGCTGGCTGCTGGTATGTAATTAGGTGTGAATTTATTCGATCTAGCCTTTTTCAATCCAGAATAACACTGCTCGAGGGTCTCGGACACAACGCGTGTCATTTCCTCCAAGCGATTGAAAGAAAGCCTATAAATGTTTATGGCTTCTTCCAGGGGATCGGTAACCATGAATTCGGTATTCGGCCTCCTCGACCGCGGTTCCCTCGGCTCATCGCTCAGCCGGTCCTTTTCCATCGCTACCTTCAACCTTTCTCGATTCTAACAGATGGGAAACTCTTGCCTTTGGCACTGATAAGCTGCCATCGGAAATAGGAGGAGTAAGGTGACAGGCTTTATGGGCCGTGAGCGGCGACGGATTGTTGATTGGAATTACGTATATACCCCGAACGGAATGAGTTTCGGATGGTGAGGGATAAgcctcaattttttcaaacctcgGCTGCAACCCTTATATCAGGCTAATTCTCAGGCCTGATTGATTCTCGGAATATCGGCGGCTCGACCCTAATTCAAGGGAAATCTGTCCGCCCGTTAATCAGCCTCTTTCCGTTTGCAATTCGCGCAACGAAAGGCTTGGAGTAAATCTTCGACTAGAATTGTCCAGGAAAATAAGGAGAGCCTGTTGACGTGTCGGGCTTTTTTCGTTCGACGCACGCAGCCGAGATTCTCTGCGTCGAAGATTACGCAAGTTCGTTAGAGACGGCGTATTGGAATCTCGCGGGTCCTTAAGAGCCCCGTTTAAGTGTCAACAAGACACAGTATCCCAACTATCGTGACGATAAACCGAATTAAAAATCCTGCCGTTTCTCTGCCGGCAATTAGTGCAGTGTAAGTAATTAAGTATATCAGCAGGGGGACGACGAACATGTTATACAAAATAAACGCTCCAATAATTCTGACCGCAACTATTGCCGAGAAGTCGTACggcagtttatttttttctatccggCTGCTGCACGAATACAGCTTACGATTCATTTGGGGCACTCCAAATTTTAGGCGAGTGAAAATCGAtcgcaaaaaatttcacccatGAATGGTATGAAGTCTGCAGACGGTGAAGACTGTtcagtttgaaattattactgtgaaacgatgaaaatttcatatgcAAATAGTGGGAGCTAATGGTTAACCTGAACGCGATTGAGCGGCGAACACGCGTGACTTAATATACCATTTTGTCAATAATGACAGCTCGCTTTGATCCCAGTAATCTGGGAGAATTACGCCATTTTATTCCGCAGAGTCTATATTTTACCGTGAATGGTTATTATAACGATAAAGATCGGTGGAAATTGCGTTCCTTTTTTCTATCGAtatattcaattgaaatttctaaATTCCAACGGACACGTAATaacgatattgaaatttttttcggttATTTGACTACAGGAAATAAATTGGTGGGTTAGAAAAGCGTGCGGTGTGACTCGTTACGAGCTGGTGAAAGCAATGCCTGACCTATGATCATG is a window of Neodiprion pinetum isolate iyNeoPine1 chromosome 4, iyNeoPine1.2, whole genome shotgun sequence DNA encoding:
- the Timp gene encoding tissue inhibitor of metalloproteinase; the protein is MGRTISWGLLALLAIALSPSMKVEACSCQYSHPQTHFCQAEFVILARVMKHIPGDSYETAYRVKIHKKFKLSHEAERSLKDGLLYTASSDGMCGVSLQRGLTYVISGHVSDGKPRFNLCGLVMPWPKVSPRQRKGFRMLYHHNCVCSIQYTAWHNKGAALANGARKQCLWESTPGPQDCQEQHGLCMKGPAGCSWFPSVAYKNCIKEHQRKREEQWAREP